In Leifsonia sp. ZF2019, a genomic segment contains:
- a CDS encoding acyl-CoA carboxylase epsilon subunit, with the protein MSAGLDPSQIRFITRGVTAEEVAAVTAVLTAAAAEQAAAARDARPATGPDAWGRSQRSLRTPLSPGPGAWRSFSA; encoded by the coding sequence GTGAGCGCCGGCCTCGACCCGTCGCAGATCCGGTTCATTACGCGTGGCGTGACAGCCGAGGAAGTCGCTGCCGTCACCGCCGTGCTGACGGCAGCCGCTGCGGAGCAGGCCGCGGCCGCCCGGGACGCCCGACCCGCGACGGGTCCGGACGCCTGGGGGCGCAGCCAGCGCAGCCTCCGCACGCCGCTCTCCCCCGGTCCCGGGGCCTGGCGGTCGTTCTCCGCCTGA